One Temnothorax longispinosus isolate EJ_2023e chromosome 8, Tlon_JGU_v1, whole genome shotgun sequence genomic region harbors:
- the LOC139817602 gene encoding serine/threonine-protein phosphatase PP1-gamma catalytic subunit B — MAETDKLNIDNIIARLLEVRGARPGKNVQLTEVEIRGLCLKSREIFLSQPILLELEAPLKICGDIHGQYYDLLRLFEYGGFPPESNYLFLGDYVDRGKQSLETICLLLAYKIKYPENFFLLRGNHECASINRIYGFYDECKRRYNIKLWKTFTDCFNCLPVAAIVDEKIFCCHGGLSPDLQSMEQIRRIMRPTDVPDQGLLCDLLWSDPDKDTMGWGENDRGVSFTFGAEVVAKFLHKHDFDLICRAHQVVEDGYEFFAKRQLVTLFSAPNYCGEFDNAGAMMSVDETLMCSFQILKPADKRKFTYGGLNAGRPVTPPRGANNKNKKK; from the exons TACGAGGAGCGCGACCAGGCAAGAATGTTCAGTTGACAGAGGTAGAGATTAGAGGACTGTGTCTCAAGTCACGTGAAATTTTTCTATCGCAACCCATCCTTTTAGAACTTGAAGCACCGTTGAAAATATGTG gTGATATTCATGGACAATACTATGACCTGTTGCGATTATTCGAGTACGGTGGTTTTCCTCCCGAAAGTAACTATCTTTTCTTAGGAGATTACGTCGATAGAGGGAAACAGTCATTGGAGACTATCTGTCTCCTTCTTGCCTATAAGATCAAATAcccagaaaattttttcttgttaagAGGAAATCACGAATGCGCGTCCATTAACAGGATATATGGATTTTACGATGAAT GTAAACGTCGTTACAACATTAAGCTATGGAAAACGTTTACCGATTGCTTCAATTGCCTACCTGTTGCCGCGATAGTGGACGAAAAGATATTTTGCTGCCATGGAGGCTTGAGTCCGGATCTGCAAAGCATGGAGCAGATCAGACGTATCATGCGACCAACGGATGTACCTGATCAGGGATTGCTCTGTGATTTATTGTGGTCTGATCCCGATAAAGATACTATGGGTTGGGGAGAAAACGACCGTGGGGTATCGTTCACTTTCGGCGCAGAAGTCGTTGCCAAGTTTTTACACAAACATGATTTCGATCTTATATGCCGTGCGCATCAG GTGGTGGAAGATGGTTACGAATTCTTTGCCAAACGGCAGTTAGTGACCCTGTTCTCGGCTCCGAACTACTGCGGCGAGTTTGACAATGCAGGTGCCATGATGTCGGTGGACGAGACTCTCATGTGCAGTTTCCAAATTTTGAAACCAGCCGACAAGAGGAAATTTACTTACGGTGGTCTGAATGCTGGACGGCCTGTGACGCCACCGCGGGGCGCGaacaacaaaaataagaagaagTGA